One window from the genome of Echinicola vietnamensis DSM 17526 encodes:
- a CDS encoding HPP family protein, translating into MKKVQRGYRKARYVVYKQTILNPIDHLWTFIGGFLGIGAIAYIQSELHRFGVLENVFLIGSFGASAVLVYGATNSPLAQPRNLIFGHTVSAFVGVLVMNTVGNLDIFWLTCAVAVSLAIIAMQILKALHPPGGATALIAVIGTPKIQKLGFLYVLSPVFTGALILLIIALLVNNIPKDRHYPYNPKVSPYMGRRKKYWLNLQRALGIR; encoded by the coding sequence GTGAAAAAAGTCCAACGGGGATACCGAAAAGCCCGATATGTCGTTTACAAGCAGACCATTCTAAACCCAATTGACCATCTATGGACCTTTATTGGTGGATTCTTGGGGATCGGGGCCATTGCCTATATCCAATCGGAATTGCATCGGTTTGGGGTATTGGAAAACGTCTTCTTGATCGGCTCTTTTGGCGCTTCAGCCGTTTTGGTGTATGGAGCCACCAACAGCCCCCTTGCCCAACCCAGAAACCTGATCTTTGGCCATACCGTCAGTGCCTTCGTAGGGGTCTTAGTGATGAATACCGTGGGAAACCTGGACATTTTCTGGCTAACTTGTGCCGTGGCAGTTTCCCTTGCCATCATTGCCATGCAAATCCTCAAGGCCCTCCATCCCCCGGGCGGAGCTACTGCCTTGATAGCTGTCATTGGCACTCCGAAAATACAGAAACTTGGCTTTTTATATGTGCTGAGCCCTGTGTTTACCGGGGCATTGATCCTGTTGATCATCGCCCTTTTGGTGAATAATATCCCCAAAGACCGCCACTATCCTTATAATCCAAAAGTCTCTCCTTACATGGGCAGAAGGAAAAAATACTGGCTAAATCTCCAACGGGCACTGGGCATTCGATAA
- a CDS encoding arylsulfatase, with translation MMMHKGSLWLLSLLIVCYGCGKRADNSNTHESQKPNIILIMSDDMGYSDLGCYGGEIHTPHLDKLAQNGLRFTQFYNTARCCPTRASLMTGLYPHQTGIGHMTNPPLSEYHDYHIPGYRGVLSTQTVTLAELLKSAGYHTLMSGKWHLGMEEERMWPLQRGFEQFYGILAGATNYFAPTHPRGITEQNNTIPITDPNYYTTDAFTDKAISFIDKASGEGEAPFFLYLAYNAPHWPIQAPKEDIDKYRKRYKEGWGKLRQERYERMVAMGLIEEDWSMSPQDAQDWDELPAEKQEEMALRMAIYAAQVDRMDQNIGKLVNHLEAQGELDNTLIIFLDDNGACAEGGPLGGGPAAQLETLKGYFLTYGQAWANASNTPFREYKHWIHEGGISSPFIVHWPEGIAADRRGTLVDQYGHLPDIMATLMELTGAKYPTQKSGKRLPQPVGESLLPLIQGVAETKREQPIFWEHEGNKAIRDGDYKLVMKWNDEGPQQWELYNMKNDRTELHDLASSMPEKVDEMAGLWEQWAENHQVEPWDKVKAIMERDR, from the coding sequence ATGATGATGCACAAGGGAAGTTTGTGGCTGCTGAGCCTGTTGATCGTATGCTATGGCTGCGGTAAACGTGCAGACAACAGCAACACGCATGAAAGCCAAAAGCCTAATATTATCCTGATCATGTCGGATGATATGGGCTATTCAGATCTTGGCTGCTATGGCGGAGAGATCCATACGCCTCATTTGGATAAATTGGCTCAAAACGGTTTGCGGTTTACGCAGTTTTATAATACGGCGCGATGCTGCCCCACACGGGCTTCCTTGATGACAGGATTGTACCCTCACCAAACGGGGATTGGCCATATGACCAATCCGCCGTTGAGTGAGTATCACGATTACCATATTCCAGGCTATCGCGGAGTGCTCAGCACACAGACGGTTACCTTAGCTGAATTGCTGAAATCTGCCGGTTACCATACGCTCATGTCTGGAAAATGGCACTTAGGCATGGAGGAGGAAAGGATGTGGCCACTGCAGCGGGGCTTTGAGCAGTTTTATGGAATTTTGGCTGGAGCCACCAATTATTTTGCGCCTACTCACCCTCGGGGGATTACAGAACAGAATAATACCATTCCCATTACTGATCCCAATTATTATACGACCGATGCCTTTACGGACAAGGCCATTTCCTTTATCGATAAGGCCAGTGGTGAGGGGGAAGCTCCCTTTTTTCTGTATTTGGCGTATAATGCACCCCATTGGCCTATTCAGGCACCTAAAGAGGATATAGACAAGTACCGGAAGCGCTACAAGGAGGGCTGGGGAAAACTTCGACAGGAGCGTTACGAGCGGATGGTAGCCATGGGATTGATCGAGGAAGACTGGTCGATGTCCCCCCAAGATGCACAAGATTGGGATGAACTTCCAGCGGAAAAACAAGAAGAAATGGCCCTAAGGATGGCGATTTATGCCGCCCAAGTCGACCGGATGGATCAGAATATCGGAAAACTGGTAAACCATTTGGAAGCACAAGGTGAACTGGATAATACCCTTATCATTTTCTTGGATGACAATGGTGCCTGTGCTGAAGGAGGGCCTTTGGGAGGAGGTCCTGCAGCGCAATTGGAGACCCTTAAGGGCTATTTTCTTACCTATGGCCAGGCTTGGGCCAATGCTTCCAATACTCCTTTTAGAGAGTATAAACACTGGATCCATGAAGGCGGCATTTCCTCGCCATTTATCGTCCACTGGCCCGAGGGCATTGCTGCTGATCGCAGGGGGACTTTGGTGGATCAATATGGTCATTTGCCCGATATCATGGCGACGCTTATGGAGCTGACCGGAGCAAAATATCCCACGCAGAAATCAGGAAAACGGTTGCCCCAACCCGTCGGGGAAAGCTTGCTGCCACTGATTCAAGGAGTAGCCGAAACAAAAAGAGAGCAGCCCATTTTTTGGGAGCATGAAGGAAACAAGGCCATCAGGGATGGAGATTATAAATTGGTCATGAAATGGAATGATGAGGGGCCACAACAGTGGGAGCTTTATAACATGAAAAATGACCGTACCGAGCTTCATGACCTTGCCTCCAGCATGCCCGAGAAGGTGGATGAAATGGCTGGCTTGTGGGAGCAGTGGGCGGAAAACCATCAAGTGGAACCTTGGGATAAGGTAAAGGCAATTATGGAGCGCGATCGTTAG
- a CDS encoding sulfatase has protein sequence MKNNCFKGVKWWVSFVLILFAVPSAMAQQKEKPNILLILVDDLKPNLGAYGDEHAISPNIDGLANSGMRFDQAYCNQAVCVSSRYNLILGSRSTSTGLYDFGKEFRDVIPDAVTMPQYFRAAGYHAESMGKVFHIGHGNTNDAASWSIPHWKEKVIEYVEPESTHGQLTREEAFFENTRMYIEGTPPNHELPRGAAWESPDVTDEAYADGRVARHAIDRLRDLSKAPDQPFFMAVGFARPHLPFSVPQKYWDMYDPETLPLAEFEEGPEGAPDFAVKRGGEINQFFPIPHHQHVYEKDLQRKLVHGYYASLTYMDAQVGKVLRELERLDLDENTIVVLWGDHGWHLGDHAIWTKHTNYEQANRIPIIFRAPGVTASGSSTKQFAETVDIFPTLAALAGLDRPSGPQPIDGIDLTPTLMNGNEIIKDHAYHAYNRGGYLGEAIRTDRYRMIRWTHTQDKQKEVIYELYDYQKDAQETKNIAAENPEVIKDLEAKLDQYPKAKRLP, from the coding sequence ATGAAAAATAATTGTTTTAAAGGAGTGAAATGGTGGGTTTCTTTTGTGCTAATACTCTTTGCAGTGCCTTCGGCCATGGCACAGCAGAAAGAAAAACCCAATATACTGTTGATACTGGTGGATGATCTCAAGCCCAATTTGGGGGCATATGGTGATGAGCACGCCATCAGCCCAAACATTGACGGCTTGGCCAATAGCGGTATGCGTTTCGATCAAGCCTATTGTAATCAAGCGGTCTGTGTTTCCAGTCGCTACAATTTGATCTTGGGATCCCGATCTACCAGCACGGGATTGTATGATTTTGGCAAAGAGTTTAGGGACGTTATTCCTGATGCCGTAACGATGCCGCAGTATTTTAGGGCAGCAGGATACCATGCAGAGTCCATGGGGAAGGTATTCCATATCGGTCATGGCAATACCAATGACGCTGCTTCTTGGAGCATCCCACATTGGAAGGAGAAAGTGATCGAATACGTGGAGCCAGAAAGTACGCATGGACAACTGACCCGTGAAGAGGCATTTTTCGAAAACACGCGAATGTACATTGAAGGCACGCCTCCCAATCATGAATTGCCACGGGGGGCGGCTTGGGAAAGCCCAGATGTCACGGATGAGGCCTATGCAGATGGCCGTGTGGCCCGTCATGCCATCGATCGGTTGCGTGACCTGAGCAAAGCACCGGACCAGCCTTTCTTTATGGCGGTAGGATTTGCCCGGCCGCATTTGCCTTTCAGTGTACCCCAAAAATACTGGGACATGTATGATCCGGAAACATTGCCTTTGGCGGAGTTTGAGGAAGGGCCCGAAGGAGCTCCAGATTTTGCGGTCAAAAGAGGAGGGGAGATCAACCAGTTTTTCCCCATTCCCCATCACCAACACGTTTATGAAAAGGACTTGCAGCGAAAATTGGTACATGGCTATTATGCCAGTCTGACCTATATGGATGCCCAGGTGGGCAAAGTCCTGCGGGAGCTGGAGCGATTGGATTTGGATGAAAATACGATAGTTGTCCTATGGGGAGACCATGGCTGGCATTTGGGTGATCATGCCATCTGGACTAAACACACCAATTACGAGCAGGCCAATCGGATTCCGATCATTTTTAGGGCTCCTGGGGTGACGGCCAGCGGCAGCAGCACCAAGCAGTTTGCCGAAACGGTGGACATCTTTCCGACCTTGGCCGCATTGGCTGGATTGGACCGGCCGTCGGGACCACAGCCTATTGACGGCATCGACCTTACACCTACCCTGATGAACGGAAATGAGATCATCAAAGATCATGCATATCATGCCTATAATCGTGGAGGCTATTTGGGGGAAGCGATCCGTACAGACCGGTATCGGATGATCCGCTGGACCCATACCCAAGACAAGCAAAAAGAAGTGATTTACGAATTGTACGATTATCAAAAGGACGCTCAGGAAACCAAAAACATTGCAGCAGAAAACCCGGAAGTAATCAAAGACTTGGAAGCTAAATTGGACCAATATCCCAAAGCCAAAAGGCTTCCTTAA
- a CDS encoding family 43 glycosylhydrolase, producing MSIKKVVQLVIMGSALVFASCSKQSKEAAFKAHDKAIFLKEGWIRDPYIYLDHDGYYYLTGTTPLPHDPREETEPYNTGLDAANMELFGKPSIVGHKIRVWRSEDLLEWESLGEPFDLAEGYWAQKMPDKLNEKPASDWRLWAPELYHVAGKWIYVHTSPDPVQGGANLAISEGEDMAGPFSFPMGDDMRNKHDPSLFKDDDGTWYLLWGNTFIAPIKPGFTGLAAEPKRIDPSDRVIGHEGATIRKIGGKYVHFGTAWSTDKMRKGSYNLYYCTADNITGPYGPRKFVGRFLGHGTPFQDKAGRWWCTAFYNGNVPPVSKEGIQEVDLGETAQTINEQGTTIVPLEVKVLDDGEIYIRALDPDYALPGPDEAQQFE from the coding sequence ATGAGCATTAAGAAAGTAGTACAGTTGGTCATCATGGGCAGTGCGTTGGTATTTGCTAGCTGTAGTAAGCAAAGCAAGGAAGCGGCATTTAAGGCGCATGATAAGGCGATATTTCTAAAGGAAGGATGGATTCGGGATCCGTATATTTACTTGGACCATGACGGATATTATTACCTGACAGGGACCACTCCTTTGCCCCATGATCCACGGGAGGAGACCGAGCCTTATAATACAGGCTTGGATGCAGCAAACATGGAGTTGTTTGGCAAACCAAGTATCGTGGGGCATAAGATTAGGGTGTGGAGAAGTGAAGACCTGCTGGAATGGGAGTCTCTTGGGGAGCCGTTTGACCTTGCGGAAGGATACTGGGCTCAAAAAATGCCCGATAAACTGAATGAAAAGCCCGCGAGTGATTGGAGATTGTGGGCGCCAGAGCTGTATCATGTAGCCGGTAAATGGATCTATGTACACACTTCCCCGGATCCTGTCCAAGGCGGAGCCAATCTGGCCATTTCAGAAGGAGAGGATATGGCTGGTCCTTTTTCATTTCCCATGGGAGATGATATGCGGAACAAGCACGATCCCAGTTTGTTTAAGGACGACGATGGTACCTGGTATTTGCTGTGGGGAAATACCTTTATCGCACCCATCAAACCGGGATTCACCGGACTGGCAGCCGAACCAAAGCGGATCGATCCTTCTGATCGGGTAATCGGCCATGAGGGGGCTACCATCAGGAAAATAGGGGGTAAATATGTGCATTTTGGTACCGCTTGGTCCACTGATAAGATGCGAAAGGGCTCTTATAACCTTTATTATTGTACCGCGGACAATATTACCGGTCCTTACGGGCCAAGGAAGTTTGTGGGACGGTTTCTGGGACATGGCACTCCCTTTCAGGACAAAGCAGGAAGATGGTGGTGCACCGCTTTTTACAATGGTAATGTACCGCCGGTAAGCAAGGAGGGGATTCAAGAAGTGGACTTGGGTGAGACGGCCCAGACCATCAATGAGCAGGGTACGACGATTGTGCCATTAGAGGTGAAGGTATTGGATGATGGTGAAATATATATCCGCGCGCTTGATCCAGATTATGCCCTGCCAGGTCCAGATGAGGCCCAGCAGTTTGAGTAG